The following proteins are encoded in a genomic region of Pseudomonas sp. Os17:
- a CDS encoding sulfite exporter TauE/SafE family protein: MNSSLAFYQHLGMALSLLVIGTFLLAGMVKGVIGLGLPTIAMGLLGLAMAPAQAAALLIIPATLTNLWQLAFGGHLPALLKRLWPMLLAIFVGTVGGSLWLGIEGGHWVVRGLGAALLLYALSGLLLPTLRVSAARERWLAPLCGLVTGVITSATGVFVIPAVPYLQALGLNRDSLVQALGLSFTVSTLALAGGLLWRGALGGAELGASVLTLAPALLGMWLGQWLRQHISAVLFKRVFFIGLGLLGGHLLISG; this comes from the coding sequence ATGAACAGCTCACTCGCGTTTTATCAGCATCTCGGAATGGCCCTTTCACTGCTGGTCATCGGCACATTCTTGCTGGCCGGCATGGTCAAGGGCGTGATCGGTCTCGGGCTGCCCACCATTGCCATGGGGCTATTGGGGCTGGCTATGGCTCCGGCGCAGGCTGCGGCCTTGCTGATCATTCCGGCGACCCTGACCAATCTCTGGCAACTGGCCTTTGGCGGGCACCTGCCGGCGTTGCTCAAGCGTCTGTGGCCGATGTTGCTGGCGATCTTCGTCGGCACCGTCGGCGGTTCCCTGTGGCTGGGCATCGAGGGCGGGCATTGGGTGGTGCGCGGGTTGGGCGCGGCGCTGCTGCTGTATGCCCTGAGCGGCCTGTTGCTGCCGACCTTGCGGGTGTCGGCGGCCCGGGAGCGCTGGCTGGCGCCGCTGTGCGGGCTGGTCACCGGGGTGATCACCTCTGCTACCGGGGTGTTCGTGATCCCGGCGGTGCCTTATCTACAGGCCCTGGGCTTGAACAGGGACTCACTGGTGCAGGCCCTGGGCCTGTCGTTCACCGTCTCGACCCTGGCCCTGGCCGGCGGCCTGCTGTGGCGTGGCGCCCTGGGCGGCGCCGAACTGGGGGCGTCCGTGCTGACCCTGGCTCCGGCGCTGCTGGGCATGTGGTTGGGGCAATGGTTGCGCCAGCACATCAGCGCCGTGCTGTTCAAGCGGGTGTTCTTCATCGGCCTCGGGCTGCTGGGCGGGCACTTGCTGATCAGTGGCTAG
- a CDS encoding putative quinol monooxygenase — protein MSTPQAFILHAKTRAERADAFEAFFLSHVAASRAEAGCIEYHMLRDREDPSLFIFYEVWASQEALDSHSGLPHMQQFLAARMDYLERDFEIRAIDMLSPASAGR, from the coding sequence ATGTCCACGCCCCAGGCCTTTATCCTCCACGCCAAGACCCGCGCCGAACGCGCCGACGCCTTCGAGGCGTTTTTCCTGAGCCATGTCGCCGCCAGCCGCGCTGAAGCCGGCTGCATCGAGTACCACATGCTGCGGGACCGGGAAGACCCAAGCCTGTTCATCTTCTACGAGGTCTGGGCCTCCCAGGAGGCGCTGGATAGCCACTCGGGCCTGCCGCACATGCAGCAGTTTCTCGCCGCGCGCATGGACTACCTGGAGCGCGATTTCGAGATCCGCGCCATCGACATGCTCAGCCCGGCCTCGGCTGGCCGCTGA
- a CDS encoding NAD(P)H-dependent oxidoreductase, protein MKKVLLLNGAKQFAHSDGRYNATLHDTALAVLDRGGLEVKVTHIDEGYDIQEEVAKFLWADVIIYQMPGWWMGAPWIVKKYIDEVFTEGHGSLYASDGRTRSDASQKYGSGGLIQGKQYMLSLTWNAPQQAFDDPTDFFEAKGVDAVYFPFHKANQFLGMSGLPTFLCVDVMKRPNIEGDVQRYAQHLKAVFNLQG, encoded by the coding sequence ATGAAAAAAGTACTGCTGCTCAATGGCGCCAAACAGTTCGCCCACTCCGATGGCCGTTACAACGCCACCCTGCACGACACCGCCCTGGCGGTGCTGGATCGCGGTGGCCTGGAGGTCAAGGTCACCCATATCGACGAGGGCTATGACATCCAGGAAGAAGTGGCGAAGTTTCTCTGGGCCGACGTGATCATCTACCAGATGCCCGGCTGGTGGATGGGCGCGCCGTGGATCGTCAAGAAGTACATCGACGAAGTCTTCACCGAAGGCCACGGCAGCCTCTACGCCAGCGATGGCCGGACCCGCTCCGACGCCTCGCAGAAGTACGGCAGCGGCGGCCTGATCCAGGGCAAGCAGTACATGCTCTCGCTGACCTGGAACGCGCCGCAGCAGGCCTTCGACGACCCGACCGACTTCTTCGAAGCCAAGGGCGTGGACGCGGTCTACTTCCCGTTCCACAAGGCCAACCAGTTCCTCGGCATGAGCGGTTTGCCAACCTTCCTCTGTGTCGACGTGATGAAGCGCCCGAACATCGAAGGCGATGTGCAGCGTTATGCGC